The segment GGACACGTCCCGATGAACGACGACCCCGCGCTGGTCGCCCGGGTCATCCGCGACACGGCGCACGGCACGGAACCCGCCGCCGCGCAGGGCCCGGCGCACGACACCGCCTCCGACGACGGCGCCCGCATCGACGCCTGACGGCGCGGCGGCCGCGGTCGCGGCCGCGCCGGTCGTGATCGGCTGACGGGTGTTCATCCACGGTTCGCGTGGGCGACCCGGCCGGTCCGGTGTGCGACGGCACACTGGTCCGGCCATCCCCCCTGCCGTCCCTGGAGACGCCCCCATGGCCTCGATGCCGCACACCCGACGGTCCCTGCTCGACGGGTCACTCGCCGTGCCGGTGGGCCTGGCCCTGTCCACGGCGCTCGCCGCGCCCGCACTGGCCGCCTCGCCGCGGGTCCCCGCCTTCACCCGCTCCGGCCGCCCGGCCGCCCTCTGGGGCGTCCAGGCCGGGGAGATCACCGCGCACTCGGCCACCGTGTGGACGCGCTCCGACCGGCCGGCGCGGATGTACGTCGAGACCTCCCCGAGCGAGTCGTTCCGTTACGGCGTCCACCGCCACGGCGGGCCCTTCCTCGGCCCGGCCACCGACTTCACGGGCACCACCACCCTGCGCGACCTCCCTCCCGGCCGGCAGCTCCACTACCGGGTCGTGCTCACCGACCCCGACGACCCCCGCCGCTGCGGCGAGCCGGTGCGCGGCAGCTTCCGCACCACCCCCGTCTCCCGCCGCCAGAGCGTGCGCTTCCTGTGGTCCGGCGACCTGGCGGGCCAGGGCTGGGGCATCAACCCGGAGCTGGGCGGGTACCGCGTCTTCGACGAGATGCGGCTGCGCGACCCCGACTTCTTCCTCTTCAGCGGCGACACCATCTACGCCGACGGGCCGCTCAAGGCGGCCGTGCCCCTGCCCGACGGCCGCGTCTGGCACAACGTCACCACCGAGGAGAAGGCCAAGGTCGCCGAGACCCTCGCCGAGTTCCGCGGGAACTTCCGCTACAACCTGCTCGATCACAACCTGCGCGAGTTCTACGCCCAGGTCCCGGTCCTGGCCCAGTGGGACGACCACGAGGTGCGCAACAACTGGTACCCGGGCCAGCTGCTCGACGACCCGCGCTACACCGTCAAGGACGTCGACACCCTCGCGGCCCGTGCCCGCCAGGCCTTCGGCGAGTACTTCCCCGTGACCGACCTGCGGGGCGGGCGCGCGGAGGGGCGGATGTACCGGGTGCTGCGGCACGGCCCGCTGCTGGACGTGTTCGTGCTCGACATGCGCACCTATCGCGACGCCAACTCGCCCGGCCGTCAGAGCGACGACCCGGTCGGCATCCTCGGCACCGAACAGCTGGCCTGGCTCAAGCGGGAGCTGTCGCGCTCCCGGGCCACCTGGAAGGTGATCGCCGCCGACATGCCGCTGGGCATCGTGGTGCCCGACGGGGCCGTGGACTTCGAGGCGGTCGCCCAGGGCGACCCGGGGGCCCCGCTGGGGCGCGAGCTCCAGATCGCCGACCTGCTGCGCCACATCAAGCACCAGCACATCACGGGCACCCTCTGGCTCACCGCCGACGTCCACTACACCGCCGCCAACCACTACGCCCCCGAGCGCGCGGCCTTCGGCGACTTCGCCCCGTTCTGGGAGTTCGTCTCCGGGCCCATCGGCGCGGGCGGCTTCCCGGCCGGCAAGCTGGACG is part of the Streptomyces katrae genome and harbors:
- a CDS encoding alkaline phosphatase D family protein, whose product is MASMPHTRRSLLDGSLAVPVGLALSTALAAPALAASPRVPAFTRSGRPAALWGVQAGEITAHSATVWTRSDRPARMYVETSPSESFRYGVHRHGGPFLGPATDFTGTTTLRDLPPGRQLHYRVVLTDPDDPRRCGEPVRGSFRTTPVSRRQSVRFLWSGDLAGQGWGINPELGGYRVFDEMRLRDPDFFLFSGDTIYADGPLKAAVPLPDGRVWHNVTTEEKAKVAETLAEFRGNFRYNLLDHNLREFYAQVPVLAQWDDHEVRNNWYPGQLLDDPRYTVKDVDTLAARARQAFGEYFPVTDLRGGRAEGRMYRVLRHGPLLDVFVLDMRTYRDANSPGRQSDDPVGILGTEQLAWLKRELSRSRATWKVIAADMPLGIVVPDGAVDFEAVAQGDPGAPLGRELQIADLLRHIKHQHITGTLWLTADVHYTAANHYAPERAAFGDFAPFWEFVSGPIGAGGFPAGKLDATFGPRTEYVQSAPVANMCPAENPPYYGEVEIDGDSGELTVRLRRQGGGVLFTRVLQPGRVGQP